A single region of the Solwaraspora sp. WMMD406 genome encodes:
- a CDS encoding glycosyltransferase family 4 protein: MNRTLLVTNDFPPRPGGIQSFVHNLAVRQPADSVVVYASSHPGAAEFDAAQPFEVIRDATTMLLPTPAVARRTAALARARGCDTVWFGAAAPLGLLADGLRRRAGVTRAVAQTHGHEVGWAMLPGARAALRRIGHGVDVVTYLGEYTRQRLDRVLHGRTELCRLAPGVDVAAYHPDVDGARIRTRYGLADRPVAVCVSRLVARKGQDTLIRAWPQVLRRVPDAVLLIVGGGPYRARLDRLARQAGVAGAGGARRGGVVFTGSVPWEELPEHYAAGDVYAMPCRTRRRGLDVEGLGIVYLEASATGLAVVAGDSGGAPDAVRDGETGYVVNGRDLPAVADRVAGLLADRDLARRLGAAGRAWVERDWRWDTQAQRMATLLAG; encoded by the coding sequence ATGAACCGCACCCTGCTGGTCACCAACGACTTCCCACCCCGCCCCGGTGGCATCCAGTCCTTCGTCCACAACCTCGCGGTGCGGCAACCGGCCGACTCGGTCGTCGTCTACGCCTCCAGCCATCCGGGTGCCGCTGAGTTCGACGCCGCGCAGCCGTTCGAGGTGATCCGCGACGCGACCACGATGTTGCTGCCCACGCCGGCGGTGGCCCGCCGTACGGCCGCGTTGGCCCGGGCGCGGGGCTGCGACACAGTCTGGTTCGGGGCCGCCGCCCCGCTCGGGTTGCTCGCCGACGGGCTGCGCCGCCGCGCCGGTGTCACCCGGGCCGTCGCCCAGACCCATGGGCACGAGGTCGGCTGGGCCATGCTGCCCGGTGCCCGGGCCGCGCTGCGGCGGATCGGACACGGGGTCGACGTCGTCACCTATCTCGGGGAATACACCCGGCAGCGGCTCGATCGGGTGCTGCACGGGCGTACCGAGCTGTGCCGACTCGCACCCGGGGTCGACGTGGCGGCCTACCATCCCGATGTCGACGGCGCGCGGATCCGGACCCGGTACGGGCTCGCCGACCGGCCGGTGGCGGTGTGCGTCTCCCGGCTCGTCGCCCGCAAGGGCCAGGACACGCTGATCCGGGCCTGGCCGCAGGTGTTGCGTCGGGTACCGGACGCCGTCCTGCTGATCGTCGGTGGTGGCCCGTACCGGGCCCGGTTGGATCGACTGGCCCGTCAGGCCGGTGTCGCCGGCGCCGGCGGTGCCCGACGTGGCGGGGTGGTCTTCACCGGCTCGGTGCCCTGGGAGGAGCTGCCGGAGCACTACGCCGCCGGGGACGTCTACGCGATGCCCTGCCGGACCCGCCGCCGTGGGCTCGACGTCGAAGGACTGGGCATCGTCTACCTGGAGGCGTCGGCGACGGGACTCGCGGTGGTGGCCGGCGACTCCGGGGGGGCGCCCGACGCCGTGCGCGACGGCGAGACCGGGTACGTGGTGAACGGCCGCGACCTGCCAGCGGTCGCCGATCGGGTGGCCGGCCTGCTGGCCGACCGGGATCTGGCCCGGCGGTTGGGGGCGGCCGGCCGGGCCTGGGTCGAACGTGACTGGCGCTGGGACACCCAGGCCCAACGGATGGCCACGCTGCTCGCTGGCTGA
- a CDS encoding bifunctional diguanylate cyclase/phosphodiesterase, with protein sequence MTQAQLEDFLGGLTVRLVEALRAEPFTVRAGHQVGTELVAAHVASAEGLGRTIEILDLRLLRDMDIDGPDVRDRMARLLGGIATGYARALRDRTLDEQETIRRAALVAREQAELALRESEARYRHRATHDPLTDLPNRSLFTQRLDAVFAEPTTASRRLGVCFVDLDGFKVINDTLGHHVGDLLLVSVAERLRRGVGEHLVARIGGDEFVILVANTTCTDDVLKVADAALAAINEPAIVDGHELTVTASIGIVERLVAGTTPSEVMRAADITLHWAKSAGKGRWALFDPVRNDDQLARYALSAAMPAALDRGEFFLDYQPLVSLVGGTLLGVEALVRWRHPTLGVLGPDRFISLAEDSGLIVRLGSWVLAEACRQARRWLDRSPNAPFVSVNLAVRQINDPGLVQYVTTVLDDVGLPPDRLQLEITESALMSTADGPVRTLRELADLGVRIAIDDFGTGYSNLSYLRSLPVQELKLAGKFVEGLRSPAIGDRTDENILLTLVTLAHTLALTVTAEGVETAGQAERLRAIGCDAAQGWHFGRPGPAADIDDQLA encoded by the coding sequence ATGACCCAGGCCCAGCTGGAGGACTTCCTCGGCGGACTCACCGTCCGGCTCGTCGAGGCGCTGCGCGCCGAACCGTTCACCGTACGGGCCGGTCACCAGGTCGGCACCGAACTGGTAGCCGCCCACGTCGCCTCCGCCGAAGGGCTCGGCCGTACCATCGAGATTCTCGACCTGCGGCTGCTGCGGGACATGGACATCGACGGCCCGGACGTACGCGACCGGATGGCCCGGCTGCTCGGCGGGATCGCCACCGGATACGCCCGGGCGTTGCGGGACCGGACCCTGGACGAACAGGAGACGATCCGACGCGCCGCGCTGGTCGCCCGGGAACAGGCCGAGCTCGCGCTACGGGAAAGCGAGGCCCGCTATCGGCATCGCGCCACCCACGACCCGCTGACCGACCTGCCCAATCGCAGCCTGTTCACCCAACGGCTGGACGCGGTCTTCGCCGAGCCGACCACGGCGTCGCGTCGGCTCGGCGTCTGCTTCGTCGACCTCGACGGGTTCAAGGTCATCAACGACACGCTCGGTCACCACGTCGGTGATCTGCTCCTGGTCTCCGTCGCCGAACGTCTGCGGCGTGGCGTGGGCGAGCACCTGGTCGCCCGCATCGGCGGCGACGAGTTCGTCATCCTGGTCGCGAACACCACCTGCACCGACGACGTACTCAAGGTGGCTGACGCCGCCCTGGCCGCGATCAACGAGCCGGCGATCGTCGACGGTCACGAGCTGACCGTGACCGCCAGCATCGGCATCGTGGAACGTCTGGTCGCCGGGACCACACCGAGCGAGGTGATGCGCGCGGCGGACATCACGTTGCACTGGGCCAAGTCCGCCGGCAAGGGCCGGTGGGCGCTGTTCGACCCGGTCCGCAACGACGACCAGTTGGCGCGGTACGCGCTGTCCGCGGCGATGCCGGCGGCACTCGACCGGGGAGAGTTCTTCCTCGACTACCAACCGCTGGTGTCGCTCGTCGGCGGCACCCTGCTCGGGGTGGAGGCCCTGGTCCGGTGGCGACACCCCACCCTCGGCGTACTCGGGCCGGACCGGTTCATCTCGCTGGCCGAAGACTCCGGGCTCATCGTACGGCTCGGTTCGTGGGTGCTGGCCGAAGCGTGCCGGCAGGCCCGACGATGGCTGGACCGCAGCCCGAACGCGCCGTTCGTCAGTGTCAACCTGGCGGTCCGCCAGATCAACGATCCGGGCCTGGTGCAGTACGTGACGACGGTGCTCGACGACGTCGGACTGCCGCCGGACCGGCTCCAGTTGGAGATCACCGAAAGCGCCCTGATGAGCACCGCCGACGGCCCGGTCCGCACCCTGCGAGAACTGGCCGACCTCGGCGTACGGATCGCGATCGACGACTTCGGCACCGGCTACTCCAACCTGTCCTATCTGCGGTCACTGCCGGTGCAGGAGCTGAAGCTGGCCGGCAAGTTCGTGGAAGGACTCCGCAGCCCGGCGATCGGCGACCGTACCGACGAGAACATCCTGCTCACGCTCGTGACGTTGGCGCACACCCTGGCACTGACGGTCACCGCCGAGGGTGTCGAGACCGCGGGTCAGGCCGAACGACTGCGGGCCATCGGCTGCGACGCCGCACAGGGATGGCACTTCGGCCGCCCGGGTCCGGCCGCCGACATCGACGACCAGCTCGCCTGA
- a CDS encoding M48 family metalloprotease codes for MTSRSWAVVVFVVLILGTAALAVLLVPWSRPPAPRADQLAALGDLPAEQVDRGRDFRAALRPGTYGSLLLGLAVAVALGLTPLGARTIEAVGRPFADHWLAQSLVGGLTIVGIANLVTVPFAAWRHDVLTRYGLSTQSWGGWAVDLLKSYAVSAVIGAVALGGFYTVTRLAPHWWWAFGAAGAAVVVVALSLVFPVVVEPVFNRFTPMPPGPLRTELMALAARDGVAVDDVLVADASRRTRAVNAYVSGFGPTRRIVVYDTLLREAPPAEVAAVVAHELGHAKARDVLIRTSLSAAGAATAVLGLYLLGGWGGLLRRAGVGDIAEPPAFALVLAVVTVVGLAATPAQAFVSRRIEARADAYALRLQSDPVAYEAVQRRLSAINLGDPDPPRWEFRYFATHPSTVQRIAAARAYARQVGG; via the coding sequence GGTGCTGCTGGTGCCCTGGTCCCGTCCACCGGCACCTCGGGCGGACCAACTCGCGGCGTTGGGCGATCTGCCGGCGGAGCAGGTCGACCGTGGTCGGGACTTTCGGGCGGCGCTGCGCCCCGGCACCTACGGGTCCCTGCTGCTCGGGTTGGCCGTCGCGGTGGCACTCGGGCTGACCCCGCTCGGCGCCCGGACGATCGAAGCGGTCGGGCGTCCGTTTGCCGACCACTGGCTCGCCCAATCCCTCGTCGGCGGATTGACCATCGTGGGCATCGCCAACCTGGTGACGGTGCCGTTCGCCGCCTGGCGGCACGACGTCCTCACCCGCTACGGCCTGTCCACCCAGAGCTGGGGCGGGTGGGCCGTCGACCTGCTCAAGTCGTACGCGGTGAGCGCCGTCATCGGCGCGGTCGCGCTCGGCGGCTTCTACACGGTGACCCGACTGGCTCCCCACTGGTGGTGGGCGTTCGGTGCGGCCGGTGCGGCGGTCGTCGTGGTGGCGCTGTCGCTGGTCTTCCCGGTGGTGGTCGAGCCGGTGTTCAACCGGTTCACCCCGATGCCGCCGGGCCCGTTGCGGACCGAGCTGATGGCGCTCGCGGCACGGGACGGCGTCGCCGTCGACGACGTCCTGGTCGCCGACGCGTCCCGGCGGACCCGCGCGGTCAACGCCTACGTCTCCGGGTTCGGGCCGACCCGGCGGATCGTCGTCTACGACACGTTGCTGCGCGAGGCTCCACCGGCCGAGGTCGCGGCGGTGGTCGCGCACGAGCTCGGTCACGCCAAGGCTCGCGACGTCCTGATCAGAACGTCGCTGAGCGCGGCGGGCGCCGCCACCGCCGTACTGGGGCTCTACCTGCTCGGCGGGTGGGGCGGACTGCTGCGCAGGGCCGGTGTCGGCGACATCGCCGAGCCGCCGGCGTTCGCCCTGGTGCTCGCCGTGGTCACCGTCGTCGGGTTGGCCGCGACCCCGGCGCAGGCGTTCGTCTCCCGGCGGATCGAGGCCCGCGCCGACGCGTACGCGCTGCGGCTGCAGAGCGACCCGGTGGCGTACGAGGCGGTGCAACGACGGTTGTCGGCGATCAACCTGGGCGACCCGGATCCGCCCCGCTGGGAGTTCCGCTACTTCGCCACCCATCCCTCCACCGTGCAGCGGATCGCCGCCGCCCGGGCGTACGCCCGGCAGGTCGGCGGATGA